One segment of Solanum stenotomum isolate F172 chromosome 1, ASM1918654v1, whole genome shotgun sequence DNA contains the following:
- the LOC125853199 gene encoding uncharacterized protein LOC125853199 → MKSKTQMGEVIIYVDDYEFFSSSTYLCRICHDEEFESCKKLEAPCACSGTVKFAHRDCIQKWCNEKGNTICEICLQKFEPGYTAPPPKKKAHLVDNNNNTAAIIRGSEEEDIENGRERVESDSESEGSEMLVRSTQYYECTQAADRSASCCRTIALIFTILLMMRHLLEVMNGGAKNYPFTLPTLLIIKSTGILLPMYIILMLITRIQIIIRHHYLDSEDRLSNSDQDN, encoded by the exons atgaaaAGCAAAACTCAGATGGGAGAAGTGAtaatatatgttgatgattatgaatttttctcttcttcaacatatttatgTAGAATTTGTCATGACGAAGAATTCGAAAGCTGTAAAAAATTAGAAGCTCCATGTGCATGTTCTGGAACTGTAAAG TTTGCGCACAGGGATTGTATCCAAAAATGGTGTAATGAAAAGGGAAACACAATCTGCGAAATTTGTTTACAG AAATTTGAACCAGGATATACGGCTCCACCTCCTAAGAAGAAGGCCCACTTggttgataataataataatacagcTGCAATTATTAG aggaagtgaagaagaagatatagaAAATGGAAGGGAAAGAGTAGAGTCGGATTCAGAATCAGAAGGAAGTGAAATGTTGGTGAGGAGTACTCAGTATTATGAATGCACACAAGCTGCTGATAGAAGCGCGTCTTGCTGTCGAACTATTGCTCTTATT TTCACAATTCTGCTTATGATGAGACATTTGTTAGAGGTGATGAATGGAGGAGCAAAAAACTATCCCTTTACACTTCCAACA TTGCTAATTATTAAATCCACTGGAATACTCTTGCCCATGTACATTATACTAATGTTAATCACAAGAATTCAGATTATCATTAGACATCATTATCTg gATTCAGAAGACAGGCTATCCAATTCTGACCAAGACAACTAA